gtaaactgggagcttccacagcacaggggttgaatacttatgcaagcaagatatctcagttttttatttttcttacaaatatttcccaacataaaaccaatgtcaccttacaataactgattttgggtttcagtgttttaaaataaaatatcaaacaaaacgaaatttcaatgtaccatttgtaattcaataatatgagagaattggtcaggggtctgaatacttttgcaagccACTGTATATATCAACTTATACTTTAAAACACTTGTCTTACCCAATTCTATCTTAGCCCCAAAGAGAAATATTTGCAAAACAGCACCCTCTCTTGACAAAGAAGAAGTGGCACAGTCAAAGCCTTCTCACAAACTGAGCAGTGGCTCTATACGTGTTTCAGCTCAATAACTTGCAACAAAGGACTTGTTCTCAGTACTCTGTATGACTCCCCACACACCTTGCAAACCTGAGATCTGCAAATCAATTGCTTTTGTGCAGTCcagtgtgatgtttttttttttttcttcccccaagCACAACTGGGACTGAAAACTTTGACAATGTTAAAACTTATCAAACCTGTTTTGTTGATTATGATTTCCAAATATTCTGATACATCTAGGCTGAAAATGTATACTCTGCATTAATCATACTGAGAACACTATGACAGCAggttttttatgatttattttacagACTTATCAACATTGGAGCCAGATTTTCTTTTCTAGGTATTTGGATTCGGTCTGTCCTGTTATGTGCACAGTTAGACATTGGTACAGGTCTGAGATATCCCAGTTATTGTAATAACGTATTTGTTTATAAttactttgtatataattttgtGTCAGTCATCACATCAAGCAGGTACAGTATCTTCTCTGAGTTCAGCTGGTACAGCAGAGTGTATCCATTAACCccacataaaacaaatatttttcatCCACTGGGAGGACTGGTTGATGGTTGATGGAACGTGACGAggagacatgtttgagagctgtaTTGGTAGTTTAAACTTCTCTAGGaagtgatgactgaaacaaaaaatgtacaaagtgattctaaacaactgtaaaacatttcagaCCTGTACCAAGTCTAATGTGCCACGTGAATCCTGGCCATACTGCTTTAATAAATGGTGATATTGTAATTACATTACAGACATCAAAGCACACCTTTTTGTTGGTTTGACTATAACTGGTGTTGACTGACCTCAAGCATTGTGTGCACACTACCCTTCAGGTTCAGTTTAATGTGTGAACAGAGgaggtattataaaaaaaaaaggtttcctaaAAGAACCAGATATCGCttgctaaatgtatttttgtttacgactgtaagtcgccctggataagggtgtctgctaagaaataaataataataataataataaatagaggtGCCACCCAAACATTAGCCCCTCCAGGTGTTCAAAGAGTTAAAAACCCATTCACTATGACTCGGCTGAAGCCAAATTATCCTGCAACACTGCAGTAAATTCATTTCCTGTGCAACAGCACCTATAAAAAATGTACCTTGGTAAATTTTCACAGACATTTTGCTGTCTACCATGCTTGTCCAGTGTTTGCACTATGCTTTACCCTTTACTGTAATTGGTTAAttatcatttttctttattttactatactatgcttttactatggcacgCTGCAGTAAACTTCTACAGTTGAATGTATCGTGTTAATGCAAGATAGGCTTCATCCAAATGAAAATTAAGTCTACAATACTGAACTTGTCATATTGTTGTTTTGATACTGAGATGTAAGGACATGGGCTATTATTACAAAGAGTGTTGTAACACTTTTTGGAttataacaaacaaaatgtaaaaatatattgcacCTTACCTCATCTTTATGTATGTTAATGGCTGAAGAAGAGATGATAAGGCTTGTTTGTGACTGGCTGCTACTACCACTGTCTTCTTTCTGGTAGTCAGTGTCCAGTGAATGGACAGACAGGAGTTGTGCTGCTCTGGGCTTCAATGTCTTTGGCTTTTCTGGGGGATCGGTGAGCCCTTCTAAACTGGCCCCATTGCCAAGAGAGGTCAAAGAGGCTGCACTGGCCCTGCAAGGGTAGCGGAAACTCCGCCTGCTGGCGCCGGGGCGTGGGCTCTGTGGTTTGGGGCTCATGGGTCTCAGGGGAACATCCATTACCCCTGAAGGCGTGGGGTTGCTGGACCAAGATGGCGTTAGTTGGTTAGCTTGTGCTTGCTGACTGCAGGGGCTAATTGGTGTCAATGGGCTGACATCTTCCAGGTGAGAAACATCCAAGTCGTTCTTTGAGGATTCAGATTTTCGTAAACTAGGATCAGAGCAGACAATCGTCAGTCCGTTGGGTGGTCCTTTCCTCTTTTTGCCATCTGCTGATTTGCTTCCTTCCAGAGGGTTTCTTGGGATTTCAACTGTGCTAGCTTCTTCGGTGATGTCACTGGACTTGGTGGCCCTCTTCACAGCAGGAGACGCCCTACCTCCCTGTTTGTCCCTGGATATTCTGGTGGCATACTCGCTGTGGATTTGCCGGTGAGACCTTGGGCTTTGTGCATCTGAGGCCGACACGCCACGTTTCAGTAACTCAGCTTCCTTAGCTTTCTTGAACTTCCTCCAGGAAATCTGTTTGGACTTGGTCTCTTCACTGTCCAGTTTGGAACTGTGCTCCTCATTTTCTTTTTCCAAGGACTTGGACTCGAAGAAGCTTGATAAGGATTTGTGGGCCAGAGCAAACCTCATGCGCAGGTTGAGGCTGTCTGTGCTTTTGCTCCTCTTGTAGCACACGTTCTCCCCAGTTTGAGACTTTTTGGTCTCCTGGTCCCCAGAGCTGCTGATAGTATCACCATCAACAGTGCTTGAACTCTGGTTATACAACTTTCTAACATGTTTTGTCCATGGTGTGGAGGGGTTGAAGCCATTGTCATCCATTTCAATTCTACCACTAAAAAAAGCTTTACTCATATTCTGATTGAGTGTGCTGCTCTTCTCAAAGACATCCTCTTCATCAGAATTATCTGTGATAAGCTCTTCACTCCTAGGAGTGTGCTGAAGATGATCTGACCCATAGGATACATGTGCCCTGTATAAAGGATAATGGATTTTATAAGTGGGTACACCATCCTTGGTCATGTTATCTTGTCCTTTTTCCTCACTGCTGCCCTCCACCTGTGGTGCGCTGGTACTGTCCTTGGAAGGGTTTCCACCATTTTCTTTGTTGTCTCGGGatggtttttttttcctcctaaaCGAGGGCATTTTGGAGAAAACTGATTTTGAGGTCTTGCCAGTCGTGCTGCTCTTGGACGTCTGTTTCTGCACAGCTTTGTGGAGGCTGTTGTTGCTGCCAAGGAATGTATAGAAATTGACATCCATTTCTTCGCTGTTGGTACTAACCCCATCAGCATCCTGCGATACCATTGTGGGACAGAGTTGGCTTTCACTAGTCATGTAACCATTGAGGACGGGGGTCATTTTCCCACTGCTTTCATGTTTGCTTGTGCCAATGCTTTGCTGCTGCTCCTTAACTGTATCTGGTAGCTTATTGGCCAGATCAGAGTCTTTAATTTGACTCAGTCCTGAtgcttttgtttctgcttttcttTCAGTCGTTGACTTATCACTTGAAGTTTTGCCAGTAAACAGATTCTCATTAGCAGTTACCCTGCTTCGTAGGAGTTCTGTACCTATACTAACTTCTTGATCGGTCTCCTGGCAGCTGATTAAACTGGATTCATCCTTCAGTTGTATTTCATCCGGGAAACTTGCCACCAGAATGGTCTGGAGATTGTTTACCAACCCCAAGTTATAATTTATTTCTGGTTCTAAGCTCCCCTCTTCAGGAATTTCATGGGCAGACAGGATCGATTCACAACACAGTTGAGTTGTTTCACTGTTTTGTTctggtaatatgcatgatgtaGTTTTTAAACCTTCCTTTGCATCAAAAGATAGACCACtgactgctgtttctcttaaaagATTTTTACTGTTTTCCTCCTCTTCTACCGTCTGTAATAAAATCTCTCTTGCCTCTGAGAGTCTTGCCGAGGAGCTCTGTCCTGTATCAACAGGATTCTCTGGAACAATCGTCTTTCTTTGGGCAAGGAATTTGCTACTCACACTGTGGTCAGACTTCTTAAAACCTACGTCTGGACTGGCTTTAATTGTGTTACCGTTTGCCACAACTACTGTGTTACCTGCACTGTCAGAAGACTTTCTGTTAGTCTGTGAGTCGGTATGACACCCAGAACCAGTGCTACTGTTTTCAATCCCTGTATTCAATGTACAATCTCTAGCATCCTGGGTCACTACACTTGCATTTGTGTGACACACACTGCTGACCACACTCTCCTTCTGAGAGGTCTTGAATTCATTTGTGACAGAAGTTTCAATCTGGGGAGCAGTTTTAATACAAGCGTGATCAGATTCTAGATCTTCATCACTTGTCCCTGAAACCAACTCATTGCTGCTCCAATTTGGTTCATAGTCTAGGTTGCTTGGGGTCTCCTCTACATCTGCAATGCTTGGCTTGAATTCTGAACAACTGGGAGAACTCACTTGTTTTTCCTGATTATTAATAATGACAATATAATTTATATCTGCTTGCAAATGGCAATGATTTTCTCTAAGATTATCCTTAAAGTGAATTCTAACTGCTTCCTCTGACAAAAAATCCGGCGGCTCTTCAGTTAATTGACAAGCATGATCACTACAGATTCCAACTAGTACCTGGTCTACCTCTGTTCTTATAGGGTGGTCAGCATTGTATGTTTCTGTATTGTTATTACTGTCTGATTGGGGTTCAGGGGGGGTGGTGTTATTCTCAAAATAAGTTTCCTCAGAAACGCTATTAAATTGTGCACTTGTGCTCACTGTTATTTGTATTGTCTTAAGTGGAATTTCACTTAAGACTGAGTTATtgtcttttaaactttctctctgAAAAATGTCAGTTTCAGTGCCCGTTTCACATTCTTGCAAATTATTAGATTCCACAGCTGTTTTAGTCTTTACTTCATCTATTCCAGATTTTCCATCTGAAGTATGGTCCAGGCTTTGATCAAAATTTACCTCCAAATCAGCCTGAATTACATTTGAATTGGCTACAGGGCAGGGTTCATTTAGTTCTGCTGAAtttgttgaaatggttgttgtcACATCTGGTGGGATCTCCAATGTCTCTGAGCTAGTCCCTTGCCCTGTACTGCTCCCTTCAGGACATATTTCTTGCAGGACACAAAAACTTTCAGATTCAGAAGATGAACCATTTAACTGTACCTTCAGTTCAGGCAGACCAGATTCAGGCAAACCTGCACAAACGTTCTCACAGTTTGCATCAGAAGACTCTACACAATGCTGTTCTGCAGTACCATCAGAAGTTCGTTCCTCCACCCCTGAATTTGAATCTGAACCATCATCTTCTGGCTTTGATTGAGTCTCTAAACAAATCTGACTGTCCTCTATTCCAGGTGCATCCTGATTCAGTTCAGATTCCACCTGACTCAAAGATTCTAGTAGCTCAGCAACAATTGTGCGTATCTCTGAACTTGTCTCAGAATACAAAGGTCTTTCTTCTGTATAATCTATAAAAGTATAAAAATGGTGTTCTACTTCATCCTGTGCTGCAGGGGAGTCAGTTGTCCCTAAAATTGCAACAGGACTACTTAGATCGGCAGTGGATCCTGCTGCAGGCTCTGGCTCGTCAGGTACTACGTTATGTTCAGCTGATGCTGGATTTGCTTCAGGGTGAAGTTTGTTTGATTTTAACTTCTTATTTGTAAAGTTCAGTACCTGACTTGCTTTAGTAACACCCTGACCTGATATGGTGTCTACAAAGATGGAAATTCCAGCTTCCTTTAGTGGTGTTTCTGTATTCAAAATAACAAGTGATTGTTCCGTTTGTGCCACAGAAGTAGCACCAGTCACTTCTGGTTCTGACAGAAGAGGATTTTCATCTTGCCTTTCGCATGCTGATTCTAAATCTTGCTCCACAGAAACCAGTTCTGAGTCAGATTTGTAATCCTTTTCATGTAGGTGTTGAAGAACAGGAATAACATCACAAGCCTTTCGATGTGTATTCGATGAACCTTCGGCTGAACCCAAGCTGATATCGTTCAGTTCGGATTTGATTTCCAGTTGGCAGTCTGTTCTGTTCTCATCAGCCCTGGACTCTGTTACTGCAGAGTCTTCATAGCCATCTGGGCTTGTGTCAGAAAGAGTGTCACTGTCCCATGACTGTGGGTCAAAATACTCCTCTGTTGCTTCGTGTGCAGGTTCAGTAGCAGTATCACTTGATTCCTTTGTTTGCAGTGTTTCCTCTGGGCTAGGGCCGGAATCCCGATCTTCTATGAAATCAGTTTCACTTGCAGGGTCTTCTGTTTCTGTGGCCTGGGAAAATATAAGAAAAAACACTTAGTCAACATAAAGCAGGAGTAAATTTTGAGTAAATTTGTTAATGGGTGTTTCATGTCATCTATAttttcctaatatatatatattttacattgtacctgtttaacaatgtaatgtgGTGAGTGTTCTGTATGACACTATGACACTCCTTATGTGCCACACCTCCTTTCTTTCCAGCAAACAAATATTCTGACAAGATTCCTGATTGTGGGGAAGGCAGCTGGGGAGACATATCAATGTAGCACATACTTCAGTGCTAAAATGCTCACCCTTCTCACTTCCCCATAATCaacagcaatcttttttttttttttttttttttaataaatttggaatcgccaattgttttttaccccattttctccccaatttgaaatgcacaattttaagcctggttcaccgctgcaaccctcacactgactcgggagagatgaagacatACACACGCGTCCTCTAAAACGTGTGTCatcagccacctcagagctacagcgacagaggaccacacagctctgggcagcttgcaggcaggcccgcagTATCTGTGCTGAAAAGATTTTGGTATATGCTGAATATCTCTACAGTATTTGAAGATACTGATAACAGATAAGTTCCAATATACTGTATCAAACCAAATAAATGTGTGCAGTTTTTGCAGTGCACCATGCCTTCGCCATGCTTTCCCCTTGCATTTACTACAGATAATCATACTATACCATAAGTTCTTATGATTTACCATGCATTAATGCACTTTGTTTTTACCACAGTATATAGTTTTGTATCAGGATCTGACTGTAAACTCTACATCTCTGGAAGAGATCTCCCTGGAAAGACTTTAAAACTAACGTGTTGTTTTCTTCTAGGACACatcataaaaaaagagaaaaagaatgaGACGCTCTTTCTGTGTGAAAAGCACAGACTTCCATCTGTCACTTGCTAATTGATCTCGCTGTGAGAAACTTTGCAGTCAGCCATGCCTCAGTGTCAGCCTTATAAACACTGCCACCCTGTACATCACAGATCGACACTGTATAATAACAGAGAAGGATATACTGTACTCTCGCTAGACATCACTATTATCTTCAATAAAACCCTCACAGTGCACAAACAAAGATAAACTAGGCTTCCTAACTGTatgaaaatattacaaaataaatatcaaCATCTCCACATATGAAAAGATTTTTTAACATTGTGTGATTAAAGGTATGTTATTTGTAGGTTGAGCAATTTAGAGCCTGCATATAAAAGATACAGTCAAGATTTGTTTTGTTCATCTGTACTGCTGGTGCACTATGGCACCTTGGTCTGTTTGTTTAACTTTGTTTCAGTATTACTGTCATGGGCCAACACTGACAAATGTGAGCACTGGCAGGAACCCGAGTAATCATACTATTGGATTGAAGACTGATGCCGAATGCTGCATGAAGATAGAACAATAAGGAACATGTCATGAATTAGCAGCATGCAGAGGGTTTTATTTCAATTACGTACCAATGCACTTTAGATTAAGAGAAACTAAAACAACTCCTAGTTCACAAGGCAACTCCTACATAGTTTCAGTAATAGACTTGGATTTTGGAGTTTGATCAATGTAGTCTGACAATTCTGAGCTACAGTATATAATATTGGCCATTGCAGTGAGACCAGTTGTTGTTGAGTTTTACGATACaattgtttcatttatttctaGAAATTTGAGCCTCTATAACCTGGTGAAATAAGCCTGGATTTACTTTGACTGTTCGTTTTTGGGCCCAAACCATCTCTAATagaactactgtaaaaaaaacactgcccCCATTCCTAGAGACAAAGACATACACTTTACAATACTGTCTGACTCTCCCTCCCCTCACACCCCATTTCCCTTCCACAAGCTAATTATTATGAGCTACCCTAGATGAATGGTGAGATAGACGCATGAAGGAGGTTCCAGGTGGTTTTATTAAATTACTGAAGGTATTGGGTTTTGCTGATTCCACAATCTCAACAATCATTACAAATTATTTAACGTAaccacaaatgtgaaaataaaaacttaaaacatCTTCAACCATGATCAAGCATACCAATACCCACCCTAAATCTGGTGCTAAGACCATTTCGGATTAGTAGGTTAACAATAAGAACTGTTTGGAATCAAATCTGacataataacaaaacaaacaaaaacatgatgaAGACCATTTACAGTTCTCTATAGCAGTTTTAGCATAACATTCGTTCAGTGACCTTCATAACAGcgttattttgtactttttaaagCAGTTGATGTGCCTTACTTCAAATGAATTCCAAGTCCCTTCTAGACATTTCCTTCACCTCTGAATTCCGATTTGTGAGTTCTCACATTTCCCCCTGGATCACACTTACCAGGAATGAGCCCAGTAAATTCATAAGCCCTTGCAATCTCAGATCAACTcaatacaaaatgaatagaatTACCCAGCTGAGCACGGCTCCCATCGTCTTTCGCCCTCTGCTCTTGTGCAGTGCAGTTTCTCTGGAGGTATGCTGCCAAGATctgttgtgcttttttttcttttgtttagttttttactgCCCAATTTCCTCAGAGCCTGACCTTGATATATGAGAGTTCTGGATTCCAATGACGTCTTCAATAATCAGGTCTTCGATATCTGCATAAACTTGTCCAAACAACAAGTTCCAACAGCTTGACTTAATTGTGTGTGCACAAACTTTACTAAGCCATGGACACCCTTAACTGACAACAAACACAGGCACACGTTCTATTTTCTGTCGGATGTCAAGTGTCACGGAAAGCCACAGACAAGCTTACAGCTGTAGTGTCCAACACAATTCTAAAAACATTTTCAGAATACTGCCACCTTAAAACCGCGTGATATAACTATCATATTTGTAGTTATTTCCTGTACGACGGTATCAGTACAACAGCAAAAGACAATACCTTTTTAGTTGATTCTGTTTGTTTCATGAGTTAAAAATATTGGGTCTTTTCTGCGGGTATAATAACATGCGTGCCTGTTTAGATCGCAAAGTGATAAAGAGGCAAGAAGGATTcaaaagaaagtgtgtgtgttggggggggcaCTTCAGTTCCCCGCAGTGAGAACTATCTTAGTGGAATGTAAACAAGCTGGGCAGTCTTCACATGCGGATAGAGAGCACAGAAGGTTAAACTGTGGAAGAATGTAACAAATAGACACCAAGGAATTAACAAGCTCCTTTGGGATTTCTCATAATAGTACAGACAGGAATATGGCAACTGAATTGGCTACTAGAGCCAGGCCTCAATAAACACCTATTTTGGATTGTAAATCCTTACAGTATACCGGGAATAGGAAAGCTTGCTGGCATGCTGAAAAGCACTGAACCTCTTTGTGAACAGAATAGCAGTTGACTTGAAGTTGACTGTGATGTGAGCGGAGAACTCAAATTTACATACTGAGGGCTTCCTGAAACAGCAGTGCCTGTCTGGGTGGGCCGCAGAAGCAGCATTGTAGGAGCAAAAATGCCTCgtgcaaaacaaaaagaacagaataaaaCCACTGATGTTGTTAAACTATTAATCACCATAAAAAGCTAAAGAGAAACTAGTGTCCGTGCACTGCGGTATGTGTGACAGAAGAAATGGCTTTACTATTGCTATAGTGGGCCACCTGCCAAATGGAGATGAAAAGGTAGCTACAGTATAATATGTAGGTACAGCTATTTATGAAGCTATTTAATTAGCTTGGATCTCATAGCAGAGTGACTGGACTGGGCAGCCCAATGGGACACTGAATCATAAGTGGAAGAAGCAATCCCAGCATTTAGCAGATACACTCCCCAGCACTTAGCAGATTATCCCAGCATTTAGCAGATACACAATGCCTGCTTTCATTCACATTTATTCAGATTCATTATTGGGTATGTCCACTTACCCAAACTGACTAATGAATAACAAAGTTTGCATTCCCGaatcgtaacatgaccaaggcATACTGATATTCAATAAACATCCATAATGATGCAATTATAGTTTATTTAACAATACACAAGACTGTATTATGATACTCCTAAAACAATACACTACAAATATGGACACAATAGTGTATTCCAGTATTTTGTTCCAAAACCAATCAGACTCTGATTCCAGACAAAACACATccaacaaataaaacacttttctTCCTGCTAAAGATTTACATTTGACaatattgtttttatcattttctgatAGTCTAGGCTGCATAGCCGTTTTTACTGTACATAAAAGTTGGTTGTCCCTTTAAAGGAGCCTTTCACCTGTATCCACTGCCATCGACCTTGCTTGGTGCCAATCTGTGACAACAGAGAACTGACGCACAGGGCACTGCATTGTAACTCTGACAGCTATGTGATGATCTTACAGAATGCTCAACAGCTGTCATTCCTAACAGTGGTGGGAGTGTAAGAGTTAATAATTCAGAATTGTAGGTCAGAGATCAGTGTTGCCAAAAGTCAGTGATAGATTACAACTGACATGTAAAGCCCTTTGAGTCAGTACTGTAGCTTCAGTATATATCATGTGCAACATATGCATAGTTTGCTTATATCCTGTTTTGCTACTTTGACCTAACTTTCAATAACTCAGGCATTTAGGACTGTACTGTTAGAATATGTCATCAAGACATATCTACGTAATGAAGAGACACATTGCACAGTAGCATCACAATGATGATATTTACATCTGCAGTATGTGAAATATCTTCTTTTATCAAGTGCTTTACCAAAAATTTCAATTAGGTTTAGCAGTCCAAAACAGGCTTGGTTGTCTCTATCAACCAGAGCCATATCAGTCCAAGAGTACTTATTGAAGAGCAAGCATGGCTGTAGAGGCTCACAATAATGACGGAACTGTATGTATCACTACTGGCTAATTGAAATGGTGCTATAAACAATCTCCTTCTAATCCCCCTCTTAGTAACAGCCTGACCTTGGCATCTGTGCTCTTCAGAAGGaacaactttgttttttttttgtttttttcccccccaagaaCATCTTTCCTGTTTGGATAATAACTTTTACAGCACAGACTAAACCAGCTTTACAGACACCAGTAACACAGGACTTGCCTGAAAAGTGCAGCCCAAAATAGACACTATGAAGCTATTCACCTAGAAATTCCACCAAGCTCTCAGTAAAGATTCAGGGGGAACTGCAATTCCACCACCGACACACAAGCCGTGTCTGCTGTCTTTCTTTGGCTTTCTGACAAACAAGGGGAGGAAAACCTGAGGGGAGGTTAAGAAAGCCACCGCATTTGCCAAAATCAACAGCTGGCAAGTTACCAGAGCATCCCTGGCATGAGGCCTTACAAAGCAATTCTCCTGAGGTTGTAACAAGGGCTGCCTTCCAAAAACATCTGTGAAGATTCTTCAATGACTCTATATTCAGAAGAAGGA
The sequence above is drawn from the Acipenser ruthenus chromosome 12, fAciRut3.2 maternal haplotype, whole genome shotgun sequence genome and encodes:
- the LOC117417366 gene encoding uncharacterized protein LOC117417366 isoform X7, which translates into the protein MDNNTRTTSDEEALIGEVQRGDSEDNASQEDVDLVQMHLTCLPERYMHAKFTLSAYLLCWMILQLCKRVFLRCSPTCHQATETEDPASETDFIEDRDSGPSPEETLQTKESSDTATEPAHEATEEYFDPQSWDSDTLSDTSPDGYEDSAVTESRADENRTDCQLEIKSELNDISLGSAEGSSNTHRKACDVIPVLQHLHEKDYKSDSELVSVEQDLESACERQDENPLLSEPEVTGATSVAQTEQSLVILNTETPLKEAGISIFVDTISGQGVTKASQVLNFTNKKLKSNKLHPEANPASAEHNVVPDEPEPAAGSTADLSSPVAILGTTDSPAAQDEVEHHFYTFIDYTEERPLYSETSSEIRTIVAELLESLSQVESELNQDAPGIEDSQICLETQSKPEDDGSDSNSGVEERTSDGTAEQHCVESSDANCENVCAGLPESGLPELKVQLNGSSSESESFCVLQEICPEGSSTGQGTSSETLEIPPDVTTTISTNSAELNEPCPVANSNVIQADLEVNFDQSLDHTSDGKSGIDEVKTKTAVESNNLQECETGTETDIFQRESLKDNNSVLSEIPLKTIQITVSTSAQFNSVSEETYFENNTTPPEPQSDSNNNTETYNADHPIRTEVDQVLVGICSDHACQLTEEPPDFLSEEAVRIHFKDNLRENHCHLQADINYIVIINNQEKQVSSPSCSEFKPSIADVEETPSNLDYEPNWSSNELVSGTSDEDLESDHACIKTAPQIETSVTNEFKTSQKESVVSSVCHTNASVVTQDARDCTLNTGIENSSTGSGCHTDSQTNRKSSDSAGNTVVVANGNTIKASPDVGFKKSDHSVSSKFLAQRKTIVPENPVDTGQSSSARLSEAREILLQTVEEEENSKNLLRETAVSGLSFDAKEGLKTTSCILPEQNSETTQLCCESILSAHEIPEEGSLEPEINYNLGLVNNLQTILVASFPDEIQLKDESSLISCQETDQEVSIGTELLRSRVTANENLFTGKTSSDKSTTERKAETKASGLSQIKDSDLANKLPDTVKEQQQSIGTSKHESSGKMTPVLNGYMTSESQLCPTMVSQDADGVSTNSEEMDVNFYTFLGSNNSLHKAVQKQTSKSSTTGKTSKSVFSKMPSFRRKKKPSRDNKENGGNPSKDSTSAPQVEGSSEEKGQDNMTKDGVPTYKIHYPLYRAHVSYGSDHLQHTPRSEELITDNSDEEDVFEKSSTLNQNMSKAFFSGRIEMDDNGFNPSTPWTKHVRKLYNQSSSTVDGDTISSSGDQETKKSQTGENVCYKRSKSTDSLNLRMRFALAHKSLSSFFESKSLEKENEEHSSKLDSEETKSKQISWRKFKKAKEAELLKRGVSASDAQSPRSHRQIHSEYATRISRDKQGGRASPAVKRATKSSDITEEASTVEIPRNPLEGSKSADGKKRKGPPNGLTIVCSDPSLRKSESSKNDLDVSHLEDVSPLTPISPCSQQAQANQLTPSWSSNPTPSGVMDVPLRPMSPKPQSPRPGASRRSFRYPCRASAASLTSLGNGASLEGLTDPPEKPKTLKPRAAQLLSVHSLDTDYQKEDSGSSSQSQTSLIISSSAINIHKDEARVRLSLTTSVPFPPLPLKAHSFSQSTPIGLDCLGWRRRISYPVITDGAHDKTALMDDVGSEEDLYEDFRSSNHRFGHPGGGGEQLAINELISDGSTVYAEALWDHVTMDDQELGFKAGDVIEVVDATNKEWWWGRILDSEGWFPASFVRLRVNQDEPMEEYLAKLEDGKAEDSSSSVRRHGPGFPSKDQMRTNVINEIMSTEKDYMKHLKDICEGYIKQCRKRTDMFTEEQLCIIFGNIDEIYRTQKKFLKGLEKRFNKENPHLSEIGFCFLEHQTDFQIYSEYCNNHPNACVELSKLMKVNKYVFFFEACRLLQKMIDISLDGFLLTPVQKICKYPLQLAELLKYTNPQHRDYKDVEAALNAMKNVARLINERKRRLENIDKIAQWQSSIEDWEGEDLLSKSSELIYSGEMAKISQPQAKSQQRMFFLFDHQLVFCKKDLLRRDMLYYKGRIDMDDMEVLDVDDGKDKDFNVSVKNAFKLRSLLCDEVHLLCAKKPEHKQRWLRAFDDERRQVQHDRETGFAITEVQKKQAMQNACKTHPAGKPKDIQHLLGSGSSLSQSSSCIHEPASPQPKPPPSPAAIPKTPRMTQKRLLLQKGVCVTPRALRRAMSWMSSQGKDLFH